In the genome of Phragmites australis chromosome 9, lpPhrAust1.1, whole genome shotgun sequence, the window TTGCTCAAGGTGGAGCAGCGACAGCGGTGGCGAAAGTCATGGTGTATGAAGTTGCAGAGATAGCAGTATCTCTAGAAGACAGTGAGTCTGAGTAAAACTCATCGGGCAGCTCTTGTTGAGCGGCAAATGCGACAACTCAAGTCCGGTGTACATGGAGGTTCGTGCATGACGACTTCAAGGTGGCAAATTAttcgtcaaggtggagtttgttggatatgtgtcgaataattgtacggAGTTAGTTACGTATAAGGATTTGAGTTGTATTAGCGATACGTggtggaatcctagtaggattcTAGTGTAATCCTAGTAGGATTGTTGTATCCTGGCCTCCTTATAAATTTAAGAGCAGGGCCGCTGTTTGTAACCATGACCACATAGCGACAGGTTCGCAAGGGGGTAGCAAGTCTGCGGGAACCTCGGGAAGCGAccggtgttgctagttggggaggagcgcccaTAGTCATGCCCCGGGATGTAGACTTtggctgaacctcgttaacaaatatcgtgcCTCTAGTGTCATCTGTGATCGTGTGCATCATCTTGGTATATCCATCCGTTGCTTCCGCTCATGGCTAATTTTCTAacagcgaccacaaagatcaagctagattttcttactcaagttgatggcgattacaaacttcccatggcactccacaatggttgggtgctctacgggcgacgtcttgccgtctaggagcacgaggctccaagagaaacgATCACAAATGTgtgcttgatgacgaactcaatgctcaacaactcaatttcacttccaaacacaatctctcaaatttggtgcaaaactaagcactagaAATGTTTGGAGGGCTCTTGTATGCTCTTAGAAAGCTTTTTCAAAGTGGAActcagcagcaacaacaagcaataaatgctaggggtgtgggggtatatatagctaacCCTAAAAAACTAACCGTTACTATTCTGACtcacctaccccggagtatccggtgaacaccaaagtctccggcctgaaatccaaaacgggctcagaacggtgtcaaaactagccgttacggttctgttgactgcccggagtatccggtgaacaccggagtctccgggtaggaCTTGGTCACCACGAAGAAACTGTTCAGAGACTTAccggactctccggcctctccaggtaccggagtatccggtgaacaccggagactccggtcatttaaattaaatgctaaccgagattctctggcggagtctctcttggagactccggccaaaaactcatctacccggagtatccggtgaacaccggagactccgatctttttaaaattaaaggcttaaccgagagcctctgccggagactttctcggagactccggccaaaattcaccaactaccggagtatccggtgaacaccggagactccggacaattaaaaataattcaaaaccgagactctctggcggagtctctctcagagactccggcctaaaacactgagtaccagagtatccggtgaacaccgaagactccggactcagCACATTCTGCCTATTTTtctcggtgtccgtgggtgaatatGTCTCTCAACTATTAGTTTTAATAtgttactttgagcattgagacactatcaaagctaacaattgcatccctcttgatagtacggctttcatagactcaatttcaaagataaaacaaattaaatcctattgagtactacaaaccgcttctcttttcttttcgagggacgTCAATCGTCGTGTGTCTTCATaaatgagactaaaacctgttcatagcttcaataaacatattagtcccttaatcgttttgtcatcaataagccaaaacccacttagggggcctagatgcactttcacattacttatcaaaaggcttAGCGTGCAAAGTAAAAAGCCTTGGAGAAGTGTTGGGGTACTTATGAGGCTTCTTATTGCTACCTTCCTCGTGTCCTTGAAATTCTGAAGGAAATGAACCCTGGCACATACACCACTTTCAAGGAgactaaaattgatgaaaaccATTCCAGGATTTTCTGacgtgctttcttttctttgggcCAGTGTATGCAGTCCTTCCAGCATTGTCATCATTTGCTTTGTGTGGATGACACATTCTTGACTTAAAAGTACAAAGGTCAGATTCTTACTGCAATTGGTATTGGTGCGAATAGCCAGATACTTCCTTTAGCATTTGCGTTTGTGGAGGATGAGAGCAGGTTGAGCTGGCTCTATTTTTTTAGGCATCTTAAGGCTGGGTTTGTCAATGATCGACCTAATGTTTGCATTATATACAACTGGCATGCTGAGATCTTATCTGCTATAAAGATACTACCAGAGGATTCAAGTGAGCCGTTCTCATGGCCTGACCTGCAGAACCGGTGGTGTATGCGTCACATGGGAACAAATTTCTATAAGCCATTCAAGAACAATGCACTAATGGATATGTTTAAGAGGTTGTACAGTTAGAATCAAAGTCACAAGTTTGATTCTTTGTGGAATGAATTGGATAAGTGCACAAGGACGCACGTCCAAGAGAGGAAGAATCCGCCTATTGATCATGCACTGTACCATAGACGCTGCTGCCTCTTGGAGCAGGCATTGACGCTCCAAATGTGAGAAGAAGGTCGACAAGAAACATCAAATGTTTCTCACACTGGATTGAGGCAGAGCCAGAGGAGAAGTGGTCCTTGCTCTACGACATCAGAGGAGCTAGGTAAGTGTTGTTCGTAAGTTATTTTGATGTGTAGTACGAACTACTATGTTCGAAAATTGATGAATAATTGTTTTGATTCATTTTGGTAGGTATGGCATCATAACTACCAACAGAGCAGAGGTTTACAATTAGGTCATTAGAGGGCTGTGTGGACTCTCTCTTGTTGCAATCGTTGAGGCGGGAGGGTAGTACTCAGCCTCCGTGCCCTGATCAGGCAAGAGGCTCTGAGTGGATCGGCCATGGCTACGATAGTCCTTAGCCTATGCGACCTGACCAGCTAGGAGGCTCTGCTTTTGGCACCCATGTGTGTATTCCTACGCCTGGTATGTGCCTACTCTTTATTTCACAATGTTTGATTTATTACGCATTATGTGGCAATACTCACATGTTTCTGCACGATATAATGTAGGTACAATCCACATGAAGACGATCGCACAGGTTTTTGAGAGTTCTTTGCACTCCAGCGGAGACCCGTTCTTTGACTACAGAGGGTCCTCCGAAGTGATGGGCCTCTCTCAGTTGTACTGTGCACCTCCACCCACTCAGGCTACACAGCAGGAGGCGAAAGGCGCCTACGGTCACCACCAATTGCCCAGATGTGAGCGCCACGAGCCCGATTGGTACACACCTTCCGCATACGAGCATCCTcgagaggtggaggaggtagaCGTTCCAACGTCACCACGGAGGCGAAAGCATGCCAGAGGTAGGGCCCATGGTAGGGGTGAGGGTAGGGGTAAGGAGTAGTCTGTGTTGCTTTTATGCTTAATAAAAGTAATTTGTTTAACTTTTTATTAGCCCCTTGACTGCGCCATTACACTGTACTTGGATActtttatgttatttctattatgtgGTTATCATATCATGTAGGATGTTTATGTTAGTACTATGTTATCGGCCATACTTTTATTACCTGTGTTCTTGTTCCATCCCAAAGCGTAGTATCGTGCAATCTTATCTGCTTTTGAATGTATCTATGTGTCGTCCTTTCAGGCAATAAATCGTTCACTTGCAACTTTCTAAATCAAAACCCTTCGCATTATGAACCCTACTACTATTACGCGTGCAAACAAAATACAATGTTACATGACAGTGTacaatttaattaattacaaacaACACAGTACAAGAAAATATTACTTAAGGCTAAGACAATACATCCAACCGCTAGAACATATCCATATTACTCCAAGTTGTTCCTCCGACTTGGCATACGAGGCAGGATATAGCGCCTTCTAATGCTGTTGGCTCTCTCTTGATGCAATTGTTCGTATAGTTTCTCGATAACGACGTGCAAGTGACAGAtttattcttgaatgtgtggttctacCCGTGGGTCAATCCAGTACTGAAACCCACAATCATCCATCTGGAAAAAATGATAGATGAGGTAAGTAAATGGTgtttagaaaataggaaagaaagtGAATATTATTTGTTCATACTCTGAAATGTGGACAACATAAGAATCAATGCCATGCATCACCGAAAtactcataaacttggactacagTGTCATCTCCATGCCGATATGGTGGCCAAAACTAGCAAGGAAGAGAATAGTGGCTTTGTAGTAATCTCTACCATAGACATCTAAATAAGGGTGTGGAGATGGTGGATCGATAGGGCCATTGAGATGATGAGGATACGCTACAATTCGAGGTCACGAGATGTGTGAGTAGAGAATCAATTGAATTTTGTTTATATACAAGAAGTCCCAGAGGTAGCGAATAGATGTGGCAGCATTGAAAAGCATACCGGCTAGACTGCACCGGCCTATAAGGGTAGCACTGAAAAGTTTATTCGCTAAACTGCACCGACCTATTATCGAACTACAATGACCCATCACCTCATCGCAATGTAGCATTGAATTATGCACAGGTTTTTCCCTACCATGACGCACAACGATGAGCTTAACAGAGTATCCGATGCCCTTCACCAATAAAAGGCACCTCTATCTCGACCATCTGAACACAACTGTGTTATGTAACCATACTCGAATGAATTATCACCGGTCGTTATGCtactaatattttttacctCACAAAATTGGCGATGAAACACGAGCCCTTATATCATTGATCATTATTTGAGATTGTTCCTgcataatgtaaaaggaaccactcCATATGCACGATACTCTCATGCTCCAGCCCCTAGCCATGCTTATGcactcaatccatgcaccagcccctagccaccataaataacctcatCCTCAATCATGGATAGACCACTTATTTCTCAActctctcaactacaatgtcttcctcagctctacCAAattcacccaagaaatattaggggattttcatcccctaggggatcaaaccgccgatgtgcttctgtgacgacccttgtaggcttcgtgagtctCAAGACATCCCCTACACCTATGGCAGACGCTTCTTCGTGTGTGTCAACTACCAGTATGACCCGCCTCAACACGGaccatatgagtacccaccggtatagcgatatagatcactcCTGTGACACTTtacatatgatttcatgcactatcttactaatctctcatcttgtttcatttgttcagTCTTCTTCACCTATATATGACTTTATGGAATCGTTgtacatggagcaaaatgagcatcaGAAGCGGTGGGTTGATATGGAGATGCGGTGAAGGAAAGCTTACAAACGCCGGCAGCACGAGCAACAGTAAGAGAAACTACGACTCAAGCATCAGGAAAATAAACGTATGAGGAAAGCAACAAAGGAGCGCGTTGTGGctgaagcacgcgaagcagagaaGGAAATGAAACAGGAGAGGGCCCATCGCACTAAGACGGGCCTTGCGAAAAGGCAAATATTCTAGATGCACTTAATAAAGAGCATCTATTATAACCCGACAtattttcattctctaaggAATGctaggtttagcagcggcaaactattagattagtctttaagcgtaccgtacatgccaacgtttattgtcgtcatctctttatgatTAAGATCCATTCACACTACGATGATAAACTCTATATCTCATGTAATATTCATTAGCGTATATAACCTTTATATCAAGTTTTACgatacttatgctttacaattACAATTGTTTTTTAAACAATATAGCCtctcatgtaatatttatcaacTACGTCCTATTATCGGACAAGTGATTCGacgattttttttcatctttctaTTCCGTATAAGAAATAAGTTGAATcgcaaaattaaaaaaaaacaatataatatttttcattttaaatACCTTTTCTGTCGATAGAAATAAAATTTTCGCTGAATAATTTTTCATGcatacaataaaatttaaatacatTTACCAATTTTCCGTACAACAAATATGTTAATTCACATAATGCAAAAGCAAAATGATTTTATAGcgctaaaaatattttctgccATGTTAATCATATTTTCGCGTTGTCACGTCTCGAAAAGAATATTTTCACATGCTCAAAATGCGAACAAATTTTTTCATGCAATCAGAACACGAAAAATCTATTTTCGCATTCTAGTACCGTGAGAAAGAGTTTTCAAGCCCTCAGGACGCGAAACTCCTTTTTCACGCCCTCCAGGCGCAAAAACTCATTTTTCGTATCCTAAGGACGCGAAACCCCTTTCTCACAGCACCAGAACACTAATAGGtattagttttgtaattttcgtaatttacatattattttttaaattaacatataaaataataatatttaaataaattcaaGTGAACACGGCAGTTCGTGCATCATTCTGGCAAGTCATTAACAACTGCACCAATGGACGTTGTAGCTCTAATGGTGAATGCAAGAAATGGTTCCATTTCTGTTGAACGATTATACACAGGCTGCTCTGCTTCAGGAACGACCGGCCGGCGGCCCGAGCAGCACTACTCACCGCCCGTACCAGCTTCCCTGGGGCTGGGCGTCGGTGTCGTTCATCAGCTTGTCGAGCACCACGTTCAGATCCACGTTGTGCCCGTTCTCGGTCAGCTTGCGCACGGTCGCCCTGACCTGCTCCCTCGAGAAGCCCATCGTGGCAACCTTGTCGACCACGTCGTCGATGGGCAGTTTGTTGCCGGAAGAGGAGCTTGAGGTGGAGCTGGCTGGCGCGGCTTGGGGCAGCACCTGAGCGGCGGGGAGCCTGCCGTAGTTGCCGCTTCCTCCAGAAGAGGCGCCTGCGGGGGTGAAAGGCGAGGGAGACTTCATTCCAGCACTGGCACGGTGGGATGGAGACCCGGTGTAACCATATGATTCGGAGAAACCACCGCCACCCTGCGGTTTGTATCCGGCATTGTAGCGCGGCGGTGGCCCGGGGTTAGGCCTGATAGCAGGAGGCTCATACATGCCAGGGTTTGGTCCATAGAAAGGAGCAACAGGTCCGCCAGGAGGTGGCATGTAAGGTGGCGGTGGATAGCTCTGAGTGTGAGGCCCATATGGTGCTGGTTCTTCTGGCTGCTGGGGCACTGAGGGGTTAACACTTGCAGGTTGAGAATATTGAGCATACTGAGGCGGGACTTGGTAACGCTGTGATGGTTGTGGCTGCGGCGCCTGAGGTTGCGGAGCTGGTGGAGCTTGGTATTGCTGGTGGGTGGCCTCAGATGGCTCTGCAGATGGAGCTGGTTGAGCAGGAAGAACTGATGGCACCTGGGAATGTGGTAAATGGCCAGGGAATTGTGATGGAGATTGGTtttgaagccgaggaggaggtggcgcagTTGGAGCAGGAAGGGCAAGCAGTGTTGCCGGTGGTTGGGCAGGGGGAGGGGCTTGGCTTTGTGGTTGAATGGCCGGCTGGGGTGGAGTCAGCTGCTGCCGTGAGTCTGCCTGCCCAGCACCAGTAGTTTCCGATTGAGCATCCTCTGCTTTGGGCACTTTGAGGTTTGCAAGTTGGATCTGGGTCTCAACAATTTCCTGCTTGTCACGCAAAATCTGCACACCGGCTTGAACCTGCAAGTAGTATATAGAGTTAGTCAAGGAACTAATGTGATGGTGGTTAAGAACTTACggtacaaaaaataataatacagATGAACAAATGAGGAGTTGCTGTAATGGTCCAGAAAAGTACTACATGACAATTTGAAGAcgaaaggaaacaaaaaaatgacCGAAGAATGCATATGCCACGTGAATGCACATAAAACCATCCATGTCCTACAAATGTAAAGGGGAAATGGAAACATAAAGAAGACCAGTACGTAAATGGCCAAACAGGGTAAAGATACTTAAAAATAAGATGTTCATAAATCTACATTCCGCTTCCGCCGTGCCCTTGACTTGGGCTAAAAGAAACTTCAAACTAATGCAGAAATTTGGATGATGCACATATTCCCATTTCCAGCCTATGGATTGGCCAAGTATGATACGATACATTCCTTGAACAGATAAAGCAATTGCAACTCGAAACAAATATGCTGATAAGTAAAACATCTTGGAGATAGAGTATCTGTCATCTGTAAACACCCAAAGTGACAAAAGTATTGTACACATGGTtcggtttaaaaaatatttttttttataagagcagcagcatacaGGACGAGGTAAAGAAAGAGATTAGTTATTCAACAGGAAACCAAATTGCTCCCATCTTtatcaaaaactaaaaaattctGTAAGACACCATGGCTATTCTCCAGcaaagaaaaaggggaaaaagaggaAATGGATACAGTGAAGCTATTCTCCcacagagagacagagagagggagggggtgtTTACAGAAGCTCACCTCACGCAGTGTGTACTCAAATTGTCTCAGTTCTCCATCAGTGCTGCCATTGTTGTTACCAATTGTTAACTTCAGCTCACCAACAGAGCTCTCGAGATGGTATGTTCTGTCCTCCAGCTGTGAAAGCCTTGAGCTTACACCTTCGAGTGCATGTAGAAGGTTATCAGCATATTTCTTCATGGTCCGATCAATATCCACTATAGTGACTCCACCGAAGTTGCTCCTTTCTTCTTCATGACTAACTTTCTTTAGCACATGAGGCTCCAATCCACCAGCACTCTACTTGGTAAGAGAAGTTAAACATAACAAGTATATACCTCACAAGGAAAGAGAAAAACAGGGTAGTGATATGAATCTATGAATCGTGATCCTGCGAATTGTTAAACAACCATGCATAGCATGAATAAGAGAATATATGCTGGATTGGTTATTACAAACTACAGCTACATATACAATGAACGGATTTTGAGATTCTGTGTTCCGCATGTTAATAATTAAACAATAATCAAATAAATTGCATAACAAGAACTACTGATTCTTTTATACTCCTAAAAGTTAGTAAGAGGTACATTACTATCTGAAATGCATAAAACTGTGTATAGTTATGACATAAGGCTAACTTTGCAAACACAAATACAACGCTAACTTTGCAAACACAAATGCAAGATGGATTTACTGGATCATGAATGTAGTATTAAAACCCTATATCGCTTAGAGTTGAACTATAATGGCACACGCATAAGGAAGCTAACACACTTCGAAAATGAACATGGTTTTCCCACAATATATAGCAGTACACTAATGATATGAGGCAAAAATGGGAGCAACCATTACTTTTTGTCCTAACAAAGTCATAGAAAATGGCATTTGCATGCACAAAAGGTCCATGAGACACCTAGCAAGAGTGATCACGGAGAGCACAAAAGCAGCAAGAATGTAGAGCATGTTTTCAATGACACAAATATATCGAGCATTGTTTTCAAGAACACAAATACATAGGGCATTGCGAGGAGCATCTGCATCTGAAGATTGAAACTATCCTAAAAAGGAGTTAGGGAAATGAAGTCGTATCAATATTTACCTATCTAGTCATCCCGCAAGTGCTGTCAAGGGGCTAAAGGCTCTGTCTACAGAACTAGGAGCGGACAACTCATTACATTAATCAAAGCAATCATCCATACTGTTGATAAAGGGAAAACGCATCACATCTGGAGGTAGCTTTTTTTTGTGAGGAATCTGTAGGCATCAACTTTCACATACACCGGAGCcaaaaaaaggctacttcttttcttttgtttatctCTATTATGCAAATATCAAGTGAGCAACCGcacccaaatccttcattttcAACGGAATTCTGAACTACGACATCACCAACTACATGCACTACGAACAGATCTATCAGCGGAGCCATCAGCGCGGGGGAGGTAAGCAGGCTAGTACCTTGAGGATGGAGGACGCAGCCTTGGAGTCGAGCGACCCCCAGGCGCCCGCCGCGGGGGCGGGGAcggtgctggcggcggcggaggggcggaTGGGCTGGAAGTTGTAGCTGGGCAGCACCTCGTCAGTGCTGGTGCCGTTGGAGCCGCCGGGGTGAGGGCGGCGCGCGTGGTGGctctccgcctcctcctgcgGGTCGGGGCTCATCAGATCGAcaagcccgccgccgccgacggagGGAGGGGGCAAGGACgcggtggcgccggcgccggagcccGCAGCCGCGAGGCCGAGGATTTGCTTGTCCATGAACTGCGACGCGTTCATCGCGACGGCGGATGAACACCGATCGGAGGGAAGcaagtgattaaaaaaatataaaaatatcttttttctttaaGCGCAGAGGTGTGGGCCGAGTAGGATGGGTCTACGTGGTGCGAGCGGCCCAACGCAGGCCGACGAGCGGCGCATCCGGCC includes:
- the LOC133928532 gene encoding uncharacterized protein LOC133928532 isoform X1, producing MNASQFMDKQILGLAAAGSGAGATASLPPPSVGGGGLVDLMSPDPQEEAESHHARRPHPGGSNGTSTDEVLPSYNFQPIRPSAAASTVPAPAAGAWGSLDSKAASSILKSAGGLEPHVLKKVSHEEERSNFGGVTIVDIDRTMKKYADNLLHALEGVSSRLSQLEDRTYHLESSVGELKLTIGNNNGSTDGELRQFEYTLREVQAGVQILRDKQEIVETQIQLANLKVPKAEDAQSETTGAGQADSRQQLTPPQPAIQPQSQAPPPAQPPATLLALPAPTAPPPPRLQNQSPSQFPGHLPHSQVPSVLPAQPAPSAEPSEATHQQYQAPPAPQPQAPQPQPSQRYQVPPQYAQYSQPASVNPSVPQQPEEPAPYGPHTQSYPPPPYMPPPGGPVAPFYGPNPGMYEPPAIRPNPGPPPRYNAGYKPQGGGGFSESYGYTGSPSHRASAGMKSPSPFTPAGASSGGSGNYGRLPAAQVLPQAAPASSTSSSSSGNKLPIDDVVDKVATMGFSREQVRATVRKLTENGHNVDLNVVLDKLMNDTDAQPQGSWYGR
- the LOC133928532 gene encoding uncharacterized protein LOC133928532 isoform X2 encodes the protein MDKQILGLAAAGSGAGATASLPPPSVGGGGLVDLMSPDPQEEAESHHARRPHPGGSNGTSTDEVLPSYNFQPIRPSAAASTVPAPAAGAWGSLDSKAASSILKSAGGLEPHVLKKVSHEEERSNFGGVTIVDIDRTMKKYADNLLHALEGVSSRLSQLEDRTYHLESSVGELKLTIGNNNGSTDGELRQFEYTLREVQAGVQILRDKQEIVETQIQLANLKVPKAEDAQSETTGAGQADSRQQLTPPQPAIQPQSQAPPPAQPPATLLALPAPTAPPPPRLQNQSPSQFPGHLPHSQVPSVLPAQPAPSAEPSEATHQQYQAPPAPQPQAPQPQPSQRYQVPPQYAQYSQPASVNPSVPQQPEEPAPYGPHTQSYPPPPYMPPPGGPVAPFYGPNPGMYEPPAIRPNPGPPPRYNAGYKPQGGGGFSESYGYTGSPSHRASAGMKSPSPFTPAGASSGGSGNYGRLPAAQVLPQAAPASSTSSSSSGNKLPIDDVVDKVATMGFSREQVRATVRKLTENGHNVDLNVVLDKLMNDTDAQPQGSWYGR